The following nucleotide sequence is from Candidatus Poribacteria bacterium.
CAACTGATGGGCAAACTCAACGGAAAATTGCGGTTGCCACTCGCACCGATGACCGCTGCGAATCTTGAATCCTTACGGAAGACGATTAAGGAAGCAGGATTGATTTAATGAAAAAAGTAGAAGGTGCGGTTGCTGACCGCACCTTTTTCATTCTGCTCTTCTTATAGCCTTGCAAGGGAAGCTCAAAAGCTCATGAACCTATCTGCCCTAAAGGTGTCTTCATTGTTGAGTATTGGGGCTGTAGCGTATTTATTGGCTTTCTTCACGCATAGCACTTTAAGGGAATGGCAACTCATATTGGCGGTGGTTATGGGAGTAGTGATCGTTATTGTCATTCCCGTTCTATACTTACAAAATACACATATAAGCAACAATAGACCCTTACGACTCAGCGAGTCCATTTATGCTTTCATTTTTGCTGGACTGGCTACCACTCCTGTATTAGCAACTTGGATCAAGGGGACAGCGGACGCGTATCTGCTACTTGTTCTGGTGGCGATGACGACTGTTATTATACCTATTTTGTATGTAGAAAATACACGTTTAACTCGTGTAAATAGCTACGAAGAATCCGATATCCGTCTTTACCTTAAAGGACTTATTTTTGCCGGATTTTCTATTGGCGTTGGACTCATAGGTTGGGGTAGTGGAACAATGAGTACGGTTATTGTGAAAGCAATACCTCAATTTCCCGAATTGCTTCTGGTTAAATAAAACTGATACAAATAGCGTGTTTAACCCCTTGCATTCCAGAGGCGTTCTATGTGTCTAAATAAGTGGCAACTTGGGTTATGATAGAACTTATAATGGGGAGGTTCGATGACCTTCTTACCTTTCTATACATTGTTTTTGGAGGAGTGCTTATAGGATTTATCCTCATAATATGGCTGGCTTTATGGATATACAAGCACTTCAGGTGAAAACATTGTGAAGGAAACTTTATTCGATTTCTTCAGTAGATTTTGCAATCGGTTTTGCGTCCGCTAAAATCCGTCCGGTAACAACCGATGCACCGCGTCAATTACCAACTGCTCAACACCCGGCGCAAAACGGGTCGGCGGACCGAAGTAGAGCATGGCACCCCCACCTTCATAACCGCCTTCTGCTAACACCCGCTCAGACGGAATATACCCCGGAAATGCGTTCGCGTACGCACCGACCCAGAGCCGTTTGGCGTCCAACTCACGCTTCAGACGGAGTGAGTAATCGACGACCACCTCACTTGCCAGGAAAACAACGGCAAGTTCGTTGCCAAATCGCCACGCCTGCACAGGATAGGAGAGTTCCGTTTGTATCGCCTCTCCGCGCTGCAAGCGTTCAAGGTGCTTTTGTGCGTGATAGGCATCGTGACCACCCGCTGCAACGCGTGCCTCCCACTCTTCACGGGTCGGTAGCGTGTCAAACGGCAGATTGACCCTCTCAAACGCACCGATCGGGACACTGGAGATCGGTTTTGCGTCTCTTGTTAGCATCCGTTGGATTTCTTCTGAAAGTGCCTCTCCATGGGCTTTCGCATACGCCAAACGCGTGCTGAAAACCTCTTCTTCGCCATCAGGCATCGGCATCATCCGCGATTCAGGATTCGCATCAGCACCGCAGCCGATTGTGATGAGGGCAGTTACACCGGGAAGTGCGCTTTGGATATCCTCTTGGGCAAATCCTGCCCAGTCGCCACAGATGTGGTTGTCTGTACCCGCCAACGTCGTGCAGTGACACGCATAACTTGCCCACACAGCGCGCAACGTCCCATCTTCACCTTTGACTTGCAGGCACGGCAACGAATGATCTACCGGTCCCCCTTCGGTTCGCCGATTCTTTGCGAAACCGAGTTCTCCGATGCTCCACGTCAACTGTGACGGCTCGCGATTTGCGAGTGCTTCCAGTGCAACGGCTTCCATCCAGTCGGTGAGTTGACGGGTATACCGATCAATCTTCTCCTGATGCGCTGGCGGTATATCCGTACTGAACAGAAACGGTGCTGCATTGGTTAAACACGGCGCGCTGTGTGTATGTGAAAAACAGGCGACGAAATGCGCACGGGAAATCCCTGTCTTTTCTTTCATTCGGCGCGACACTTCCTCAGTGAGTTCGTCCGGTAAACCGCAATTTTCGACTGCAACCAAGACAACGGGATCCTCAGTATCGTCCCCAATAGCGAGTGCCTTTGCCCATATCGGCTGAATGATGCCGTCGGATTCTTCGCGACGGCTGCCATAACCACTCAGTCGAATCGGATAATCTGGCGTAATGTCCACTTCGGCAACGCCAATCTGAATAACGTTATTTTTAGCTGTCATACGGCTTAACTCCTTGAATGAGATAGGGTTTACGCGGTAAAAAACTGGTAGGTGCGGTTTCTAACCGCACCGGACATTACGAATCTATTTTTTGCTCTGCATCTTGAATTAGAGTCGTAAGGTGAATGCCAATAGGTGTCGGTTTGATGTGTAGGTGAAACTTCCCAACCCGAACGTGTATTCCAAATAAGTAGTACCGAGCCTTAACCCCGCACCAACTGAAAAGTATAGCGTTGCGTTTTCACGTCCTGCCCCGGCTCGGAGTGCTGTTGTTATTAGATATCCACTGCTCCACGTTTTGTGTAATTCAGTCCCAACGGCGAAACCGAGTCCGCTCTGTCCCGTATCCCGCCAAATATCTGCCCCCACTGCAATCCATTTCAGAGGTTCATAGGAGATCCCTATACCAAATCGAAACGGCAGAGGTTCTACTAAATCTGCCCGTAGAAGGTTTTCAAAGAGGATACCTACCTGTAGCGGTGGGTTTACATGATGCGCATCGAGCCATACCTCGCGTTGCAACCCAATATCTAATTCTAATCGGTTGGCTGTCCTGTCATAAGTCGGTTGCTGTTCGTGAACAATATCCCGAACTCTATCTCCGAATTGTAGTTCTTCCGTAATTGCCGCTATCAGTTGCTCCGGCGCATGCACATCTACGTCGGGACCGTGCCGTGCTGCGAGGTTCAAGGTGGACACAACCGCCCCGGTTTTCACGTCCTGTGCGATCCACTTTAATCGGACCCCTATGACCGATCCGGCGACTTTGCGGCTAAGTCCTACCACCCAATTATCTTCACGGAACAATGAGTAATCTGTGATGAGATCGGTTTCAGCGGAAAACCGACGGGCGTTCGTATTGTATTCAGCACGAGTCGCAGAGAGCGTAAAATTCGCGTAATTGGTGGATTTAGCGTTGTATCCGGCACTGAACCCCCATTCGTTGAAGGCATGTGAGTAGTAGATTGACGGATATAAATCTGTATTGACTTCAGCGGCGAACTGGTTTCTACCGTGTTTCGGCAGTTCTGTCCAGTGAAGATTCTCAGCGGCGATGCCGAACGCAAAATTGTGGTGTTTAACCGATACAAGCGATGCCGGATTCCCAAATACACCCGCGTCATCTGCAGATGTTGCGATACGGGTGCCACCCATACCAGCAATACGGAGCATCTCATTTGCCTCGCTGGCGGTGGGTATAACCGCCACTAAAAGACAAAGTGTTGAAATACGCATAAAATGTCGGGCGCTAAAAAACTTCAATATTCGCTATCCGCTAATCGCTATCTGCTATTTAATCGTTAAAAAATTCCACACGCATCACGTCAGCGAAAATGTCCTCTAACGTATGTTTCACCTCACGCAGCTGGCGGAGTTGGACCCCGGTATCGTAAGCGAGTTTGAAGAAGATTTGTGTATCCGTCTGTTCTCCGTTTTCGGATGTAACGTGAAGGCGTTTGTCGGGTCGCAATTCAATCTGGTAATTATGACGTTCCAGAGCGTCAATATAAGCATCGGTGTCGCCTACGATTTTCAAGTCGTATGCTCGTCCTTTCTCCCTTCTAAGTGCGTCTATCTGTGCATGCGCAGCAACACTTCCGTGTGAAAGTGCGATAATCTCCTCACATGCGGACTCTACATCGGGAAGCAAGTGCGAGGATAAAATTACATTGATATTTTTATCGGTTGCGATGTCTTTAACGAGTTCAAGCATTTCCTCTCTACCATTGGTATCCATGCCGTTTGTCGGTTCGTCGAGCAGTAGCAACTTTGGATCGTGTATCAATGCTTGGGCTAATTTCACGCGCTGTTTCATTCCAACGGAGTATTCACCCACGATGCGGTAGCGTTCTTCGTCTAACCCAACGTAGTAGAGGACTTCGTGTGCCCGTTGCAGGGCATCCCGTCTCGGCATCCCACAGAGTTCACCAGCGTAGGCAACGAGTTGGACAGCAGTCATTCCCGGAATTAAACATTCGTCTTCTGGCATATATCCGACCTGTCTGCGTATTTCCAGCGGTTGTCTCTCTACGTCCATTCCAAATACCGCTGCACTGCCTTGGTTGGGTTTGACGAAACCGAGTAGCGTTTTAAGCAACGTGCTTTTTCCGGCACCATTGGGTCCGAGTAAGCCGACAGCACCGCCTTGCACCTCCAACGAGAGGTTATCTAACGCCGCAGTCGTGCCAAAAAAGAGTGATACATTCTTGATTTCAATTAGCATTCTTTAAAAATCCGTTTCACGCGGGACCCTATCTGCGTCAATATCTCATAAGAGATCGTTCCTGCGCGGTGAGCGATTTCATCAACCGTAATTTCAGCATTTTCCTGTTTACCAATCAGTACCACTTCATCACCGACGGATACGTTAGCTGCATCGCTGAGCTGCACCACGCTCACGTCCATACAGACCCTTCCGATGATTGGACACCGCACACCACCGATGAGTACCTCACCGACCCCAGAAAGCCCACGCGGATAGCCGTCGCCATAGCCTACCTGTACCATCGCGATACGGGTCTGGTGTGGTGCTTTGTGGGTCAATCCGTAGCTAATGCCTTCCCCTTCTGAAACAGAACCTACCCATCCAACCCGTGTTTTCCAGGTGAGGGCTGATTCTAACGCAATTGGTTTTTCGGATGCAGGATAGATGCCGTATAAACTCAAACCCGGACGGATGGCATCGAAATGCGATGCTGCAACCGCAAGTGTTGCTGCGCTGTTCGCTGCATGAACCATCTTTACACGATTGCTTACAAGCACCGATGAAAAACGTTTTAGTTGGACAGCGACAAAACTTTTATCC
It contains:
- a CDS encoding neutral/alkaline non-lysosomal ceramidase N-terminal domain-containing protein: MTAKNNVIQIGVAEVDITPDYPIRLSGYGSRREESDGIIQPIWAKALAIGDDTEDPVVLVAVENCGLPDELTEEVSRRMKEKTGISRAHFVACFSHTHSAPCLTNAAPFLFSTDIPPAHQEKIDRYTRQLTDWMEAVALEALANREPSQLTWSIGELGFAKNRRTEGGPVDHSLPCLQVKGEDGTLRAVWASYACHCTTLAGTDNHICGDWAGFAQEDIQSALPGVTALITIGCGADANPESRMMPMPDGEEEVFSTRLAYAKAHGEALSEEIQRMLTRDAKPISSVPIGAFERVNLPFDTLPTREEWEARVAAGGHDAYHAQKHLERLQRGEAIQTELSYPVQAWRFGNELAVVFLASEVVVDYSLRLKRELDAKRLWVGAYANAFPGYIPSERVLAEGGYEGGGAMLYFGPPTRFAPGVEQLVIDAVHRLLPDGF
- the alr gene encoding alanine racemase, with amino-acid sequence MHYFRTHTEINLGAIRRNAEAIKAYAGKQLIAVIKADAYGHGMIRVAETLSTVTDMFAVATAEEGIRLRQTGIHKPVLILFSSLTEEATQIVEHELTPTVADWEFASRLNEVAPRNLKIHVNINTGMNRSGVRWTEAKQFLKKLETLEQLEIEGLFTHLATADETDKSFVAVQLKRFSSVLVSNRVKMVHAANSAATLAVAASHFDAIRPGLSLYGIYPASEKPIALESALTWKTRVGWVGSVSEGEGISYGLTHKAPHQTRIAMVQVGYGDGYPRGLSGVGEVLIGGVRCPIIGRVCMDVSVVQLSDAANVSVGDEVVLIGKQENAEITVDEIAHRAGTISYEILTQIGSRVKRIFKEC
- a CDS encoding ABC transporter ATP-binding protein; the encoded protein is MLIEIKNVSLFFGTTAALDNLSLEVQGGAVGLLGPNGAGKSTLLKTLLGFVKPNQGSAAVFGMDVERQPLEIRRQVGYMPEDECLIPGMTAVQLVAYAGELCGMPRRDALQRAHEVLYYVGLDEERYRIVGEYSVGMKQRVKLAQALIHDPKLLLLDEPTNGMDTNGREEMLELVKDIATDKNINVILSSHLLPDVESACEEIIALSHGSVAAHAQIDALRREKGRAYDLKIVGDTDAYIDALERHNYQIELRPDKRLHVTSENGEQTDTQIFFKLAYDTGVQLRQLREVKHTLEDIFADVMRVEFFND